The DNA region TGGTTACAACATTTAAATGACGGACgaaataatttattgttaaTTTAACCTAAGCATGCCACTAAGACATGGGAGTAGGTCACAGTTCACACAGGTGGCACAGGCAAACATGGAATTTAGCCCATATATACTCTTGCTTGCCCAAACTTTACCACATTCAGAGTACAAAACCACCGATGCATACTGCATGTGTTAAAATGCATGTGTTTTCGGTGTTTACGATGATGTTTccctctttaaaataaaatgaactttTCACTTGATGCCAATTTAACCAAAAGTACTCATTGACCTCCAAGTAAAAGATGCTTATTTATCATTAACCACAGTTAATTGAAATATCACAGTTGTGATTATTGTAAGCCACTTAAATTGCTGGCGTGGGGATGTCCCACTTAATCAGTggtgaaaataaacacaaaactaTTCAAATTAAATGAGATCTAGGTTTGATGATCAGTATCACCTGTGAACTCAATTTTAATGATTAATGAGGCAAAGCACTCAGTGGCTGGGAAGTTAAGGTTAAAACAGCCTTGTTTCACAATAAGCAGAGGTTCCATGTTTTTAACCAAGAAATGGCTAATGACAAATTTAAagggacaaaaaaacaaacatttaaaatccgGTAACAGTGAACAACCAACACCAAAAATTCAAATACAGCACACAGCTCATACCCTGTTTTCATATTTGGGTACAGAATTGTTAACCCTTGACTTTGTTTCTGCAGTGCACTTCACAGCATTTTGTGCTACTGCATTACTTTCCACCAACATGTTCTTGAGAAGAAGGAGTATAAAGTTTTTAGCTTAAGTGGATATATAAAttccataaattaaaaaaaaggttactAGCAGCAAAATCAAAAGTCAGCTAAATCCAAAAATACACAAtgcagaataataaaaaaaaaaatccttcaacTATAAGAAACTGGACCCCTTGCTTCTGACCAGAGCGCAAGTAAAACCTAACCATCAGTACATATGGACTGCGGTGCTGTCTTCAGCTACTAGTAAGACAAGCAGAAATTCTGTTATTTCCTGCAATGGTATGGTAGTGCAGAAGACATTTTGCTAACCGTGACCAGGTTAGCGCTCAGGACCAGATCTTTCAAGGACCGGCAGTGTCCATATGTCCATCTTTCCCTGATAGTCAAGGGCCGGACAAGAGGCGGGAAGCGTTGGGAATGTAAGGGGAACAGGGAGGAGGGGTTTCGATTTTATTTCTTCCAAAGCATGGAAGAGCGGAGGGGGGGAGGGGTAAACCAAACATCAGGGAATTTCAGAACCCAGAAGGATGAGGATCTCGTGACACACAATGAACGTGAAGAAATAGACACACAGATCTGTGAAGACGTCCCCCATTTTGCTATAAGTGTCCATGGAACGGTTGATGACCTCTGCGGGGATCCCTGATAGCAGCAGAGCAGCAGTCAACACTGTAGTCTTCATCTTCTTCTCACTCTGAAAGTAAAGAGGACAGAGAATCTATTCACCTTTCTGCAACCAAGAATCCTCAAAGTCACCCCAAGAAAAACAGCTGATTTCTAAAACTCAAGTTGTTGAAGAAGGGGCAGGGTCAGCACTGCTGCTTTGTttcactggggccctgggtttaattctggacctggggtgctatctgtgtgaattTTGTATGATCTCCCCcatatttgtgtgggtttcctccggatgctctggtttcctcccacagtctgaagacatactggtaggttaactggattTTGGAAAATTTGgatctggtgtgagtgtttgcatacatgtgtctgtgtgtcagtgcaatggactggcgtcccatccaggatgcACCCTGTCTTCTGGGACTGGGCTCTgcctcccccacaaccctgaactggaagaagccattagaaaatgaatggatggatgttgtTCAATATGGATATCTTATTAAGCAGCTCTTCTATATGGTTTCCTCTCATTTCTGTCCTGCCTAGTAGCCCacgttttaaattaaatcatgaaatatttgttccaattaaatgttttgtgtgcTTTTACAAAAACTACTGCTGATCAAATATACTTTGCTTTTCAAGCCTGTTAAAAATAGTTTCAATGGGAAAAACACTACAAAAAGGACTGTTCTTTCATCATTTTAGATCTGTGTGCTGAAAAGCACAATGCAGGAATATAATtcataaaacaatacattttcccTGAATTATAAACGCAATACACTTTTCTTGCAAAAAGGGATATAGTATTctgttttcaaaagcaaattaatacAGAGCCTAATATCTTACCTACAAACAACCTCTCTTCAAAACCGACACACTCACCTTTGGAAAATACTTGTACAAGCCCATATATGCCAGCTGGAGGGTAAGAAATGGGGCAAATATTGACTGCAAATAAGAGAACAAGAAACCTTTGTTACAACATAATGTCATAAAACCAGTCAACCCACAGCTCACTACTGCAGCTGATTTCCAGAACTTCAAAGCCCTGTCTGAAGAAGGTGGGCAGTCATGAGTTAGTCAGATAGCAGAAGAGCTGTGCTCTAAATAGGAACTCCCAGTGGTGTGATATTAAGCTTaactacattattttttgttgagAAGCAGACATGAATTCCACCATGCTATACTGGTGTTCGGTCCTGAATAAGTCAACACTCAAGCTctgacatttttaatgcctcAAGGGTGAAGATAAAATTAAGTTAGGGCATTTTGTCTTCATCAGGGCAACATTACAGTTCTTAATATCtaaatacataataaataatacttgcacttatatagtgcttttctggacactcaaaccTTTTttcaggtaatgaggactcccctccaccaccaccaatgtgcagcaccacttggatgatgcgacagcaggtatagtgcaccagtacactcaccacacaccagctattagtggtgAGGCCACAACTACTGTTTTCTGAGAaaaaccctgggatttttaatgaccctaAAGagacaggaccttggttttatgtctcatccaaaagacagtgcctttttttacagtatagtgtccccgtcactatattggggcattaggacccacacagaccgcagggtgagcgtcccctactggtcccatgaacacctcttccagcagcaaccttagctttcccagcaggtctcccatccaggtactgaccaggctcacacctgctgagcttcagtgggttgccagtggtGAGCCGCAGGGTGTTAAGCCGAAAAACAGATCAAGCCCCAAACCAAAGTGAAGCTTGTTAGCTTTCCTGCAACCAGATCTTTACCAGCTGGAGAGGGAAAGTGATTAAATCAAACAAATCAAAGATCTGCGACACAGACATACCAAATACTTGCAGACAAAGACCCTGACAGTGATGGCTAACATCACGCTCCCGATGAGGCGGAAGACTCGGAAGGCATCTAGCTCCTCTGGGCCCGAGCCGTTTTCCTGAGCCGGCTTCTCGCTGATCAGCTGGCTGCGGAGCTTCATGGCCTCATCGAAGCGCGACAGGTACTGCTGCAGCCCGCGGCGGGGGGAGCGGGGGATGCCGTCGGAGGGGACGTCTGCCCGGGATCTCTGCCGCACCTCCCCAGCGCTTTCGCCCTCGCCGCTGCGGCCCGCGGGGTCCCTGCACTCCCGCAGGGGAGACCCCTGACGCTCAGGCACGTCGCCGTGGTGATTGCTCACCCCCATCTCACTCTGGAAGACTGGAAGTCTCTTGGATTGGGCGGACAGAGACCGCGGCTCTGCTCTGCCATGATCCAAGGGAACTCTGGGCTCCAACGTATGTCTGTCATCTTGTAGAAGATAAGGAATAAAATTATCAAACCACAAATTGGATTCTTTCAGAATGGGATGATAAATTGTAGAAGTTGACAAACCAATTTACAGGGTTAATTACTCCCATTTTAATTGCTGAACCAGTACTGGTTCACCTACCTTAGTAGTTCTCAGTGTCTTTTCTGTAAAACCCATGCCTTTTCTGGTTTTCACAACAGTTCAGTTCTTAGTTACAGACTAATGTATTTTCTGagttccatttttaaaatgctgtttcagtttttcaaaaggGGAATAAAATTTGATACTAATACAAACCCTGTACTAACGCGTTCATGTGTGTTAGATGGAGTATAACCCATTAGATTCATACTGACTCATACTGATATGACTGAAACCTGATATACTGTTTTTATCACAAAAGCGTGTTCATGGTCCTGGTCCCTTAATAAAGGTTTGTCTCATTTATAGGTTCAAATCAGCTACAGTAATTAAGGGCccagctggaacaaaaaaatgaaaatacttggATCTCCAAGAAAgcctaaattgaaaaaaaagggATTTCATGCCAAACAAAAAGCCTTAGGAAATGCATAATCATTCATAAAAGACATGGACATTATTATTTTGCAACTacagcatatttttttcagaatgttaaCACTATAACAGATCATTACAAGCATAcatatgtcaaaatatgtttaacCTGAATAGAGAAATAAGACATGAAATATGCAATCTCTCCGATAGCCTCTTCTTTCAGCATTAATAACTTTGTGACAGCAATTCCAGACAACTGACCAGAATATACAAGCCCAGTGATAGGCGTAGCAGGTGTCCTCCTTGTGCCACTCCTTTAAACTCGATTTATTCgaattcttaaaataataacataaaataGCTTTAATGCTTTTAGTTTATAAAACCCCACATGAATTATCTCATCTACCTTTCAAAGAACAATACTTCCCAATATTAAGCAGTTAAATCAAAGTCAAACGagaaaaaaagttacaaaacgCATAcgattaaaatatacagtacctatataATTCGTGTTCATCTAATTTAGATTGGtttaaattaaagacaaaagaatttgcaaaagtattcgttAAGGGTGGTGATAAACTGCGCTGTAATGGTATGTAGCTAGTGTGATTTATTTACAGGAAATGTATCCGTCTTTTTACTGATATCGGTAATCTTTAATGTCCTTTAATCTTTCAGATGAATAGTTTGATTACAATTGTATGAAccttttcattcccgttttcagtatttttaataagcgcCTCACCGTTGGCGTCTACGTCGCTCTTATTAAACCCCATGATCCTGTTCATTCTGTCTTCTGAATTCATCAGCAGTTTTCTCCTCCTAATTTCTGCTCTTCTTTTCGATGCAGACATATTGTTTATTTCTTCAGAAGCCTTTTGCATGTTTTGATCTGCAGACTCCATTATCgtaaatgttaaaatacgtTTTATACTGTCAGTGTAACAAAATGACACCTCGACGTATCTACCACTAATACAATGGGCAAGGCGCTCCTCAAACGGACGCACTTTGATGATGTCACACTTAATAACTGATCGCTCTGCAGCGCGCAAAACGGGAAATAAGAGAAAACGGGAAACgataaagagaaataaaagagataaagagaaatgtgttttcatcTGTTTAATTATAAACTTAATTAAAACTTCCTTTACttaaatcaaaatttaaagGTAATACCCTCATATTCATATTAATAGGTTTGGAAGGCTTTCCTATCTGTAAAACTATACATAAGAAATTGTACCATGGTACATTTATGGTACCAGTACTATGGTACGGTACCTTGGTGTTTTTGACAGTACCATAGTACATGTACCATGGTAGAAGTACCGttgtacttatactgtataccatgGTACTCTTAAGGTACCTTGAGTATGTGGTACGTTTTATCCTATGATGTTTTGACAGACGTATGGTACTTGTAGGGGTACCATGGTACATAACACtagttattaaaatatgattGACAGATAAATAGATATATAGGTCTACTTTATTAATCCTGAAGAAGACTGCAGAGAAAATAGAAAGCCAACATGAAATGTACAGGCAAATGTACAAAATTCATTAACCAGTTAAGTccaaatgtattaatatttacaTCAATAGAGAATATGATCATAACAGTtcaaatacaacaataacaacaagaacatttaaataataaattcacAGCTGAAGTTAAAGGGAGCTGGTCATTTAAAGGTAGACTGGCTCATGTTCATGATGCTGGTTCTCCTGGCCCACACCACACTGACGTTTTAGAATATTTGCTGCATTAGATAGCTTCTGTCTCATAAAGGCTCTGATTTCTGCATGGGTCTTCTCAGGGAACACAGTCTTTACTTCAGCtaacaagaaaaagagaacagaaaaatattatttacctGAACAAAATATACTAAAAGATTATTTCAGAATATAACCTAAGC from Lepisosteus oculatus isolate fLepOcu1 chromosome 11, fLepOcu1.hap2, whole genome shotgun sequence includes:
- the camlg gene encoding guided entry of tail-anchored proteins factor CAMLG, yielding MESADQNMQKASEEINNMSASKRRAEIRRRKLLMNSEDRMNRIMGFNKSDVDANDDRHTLEPRVPLDHGRAEPRSLSAQSKRLPVFQSEMGVSNHHGDVPERQGSPLRECRDPAGRSGEGESAGEVRQRSRADVPSDGIPRSPRRGLQQYLSRFDEAMKLRSQLISEKPAQENGSGPEELDAFRVFRLIGSVMLAITVRVFVCKYLSIFAPFLTLQLAYMGLYKYFPKSEKKMKTTVLTAALLLSGIPAEVINRSMDTYSKMGDVFTDLCVYFFTFIVCHEILILLGSEIP